A single genomic interval of Electrophorus electricus isolate fEleEle1 chromosome 2, fEleEle1.pri, whole genome shotgun sequence harbors:
- the pfkla gene encoding ATP-dependent 6-phosphofructokinase, liver type isoform X3, which translates to MTIGADSALHRIMEIVDAITTTAISHQRTFVLEVMGRHCGYLALVTALASGADWLFIPEAPPEEGWEELMCTRLGESRSKGSRLNVIIVAEGAINKKGEQISSGYIKDLVVKRLGYDTRVTVLGHVQRGGTPSAFDRVLSSKLGVEAVVALMEATPDTPACVIGLSGNQSVRLPLMEGVEMTKEVQRAMNEKRFEEAIQLRGRSFENNWGIYKLLAYQKPAQVESNFSLAILNVGAPAAGMNAAVRSAVRVGLAAGHKVYTVSDGFEGLANGAVKEVSWNTVAGWTGQGGSLLGTKRTLPSSCMEKLVENINKYNIQALLVVGGFEAYEGILELFEARGSYNELCIPMCIIPATISNNVPGTDFSLGSDTAVNAAMESCDKIKQSATGTKRRVFVVETMGGYCGYLASTTGIAVGADAAYIFEEPFNIHDLKMNVEHLTEKMKKDIQRGLVLRNEKCHMHYTTDFIYNLYSAEGKGIFDCRVNVLGHLQQGGTPSPFDRNFGTKLGVRAVQWLTERMTSTLRHGRVFANSPDTACVVGLNKKVISFSPVTELKAQTDFEHRMPKEQWWLSLRLMLKMLAKYQTSFNQYITGEIEHVTRQSLSIDTGF; encoded by the exons ATGACGATCGGTGCAGACTCGGCACTCCATCGTATCATGGAGATTGTGGATGCCATTACCACCACTGCTATAAG CCATCAGCGCACATTTGTTCTGGAGGTGATGGGACGGCACTGCGG ATATCTGGCTCTGGTGACTGCACTGGCGTCTGGAGCAGACTGGCTCTTTATTCCTGAGGCACCTCCAGAGGAAGGCTGGGAGGAGCTCATGTGCACCCGGCTGGGAGAG AGCCGTAGTAAGGGATCCAGGCTGAACGTCATTATAGTTGCTGAGGGAGCCATCAACAAAAAGGGCGAGCAGATCTCCTCTGGCTACATCAAAGAT cttgtAGTGAAGCGGTTGGGCTATGACACCAGAGTGACTGTACTAGGCCACGTGCAGAGAGGAGGAACCCCTTCTGCCTTTGATCGAGTGCTA AGTAGTAAATTGGGAGTGGAAGCAGTGGTGGCCCTGATGGAGGCAACTCCAGACACCCCCGCCTGCGTGATTGGCCTGTCGGGCAACCAGTCGGTGCGGCTCCCCCTCATGGAAGGAGTTGAAATG ACTAAAGAGGTACAGAGGGCCATGAATGAGAAAAGGTTTGAAGAGGCTATTCAGCTCCGTGGAAG GAGCTTTGAAAACAACTGGGGCATTTACAAGTTACTGGCATACCAGAAGCCTGCTCAAGTCGag AGCAACTTCTCGCTGGCCATCTTGAATGTCGGCGCACCGGCAGCTGGCATGAATGCAGCGGTGAGGTCTGCAGTCAGGGTGGGGCTGGCTGCTGGCCACAAAGTCTACACTGTTAGCGATGGATTCGAGGGCCTTGCCAACGGAGCT GTCAAAGAGGTGTCTTGGAATACTGTGGCTGGTTGGACTGGCCAAGGAGGTTCATTGTTAGGGACTAAGAG AACTCTGCCCAGTTCCTGCATGGAAAAGTTAGTGGAAAACATTAATAAGTACAACATCCAAGCACTTCTAGTAGTTGGCGGCTTTGAG GCTTATGAAGGAATACTGGAGTTGTTTGAAGCTAGGGGGAGCTATAATGAGCTGTGTATTCCTATGTGCATCATTCCTGCCACCATCAGCAACAATGTCCCTGGCACTGATTTCAGCCTGGGATCTGATACTGCTGTCAATGCAGCTATGGAG AGCTGCGATAAGATCAAACAGTCAGCTACAGGAACAAAGAGGAGGGTGTTTGTGGTAGAGACAATGGGAGGATATTGTGGATACTTGGCATCCACTACTGGCATTGCAGTGGGAGCTGATGCAGCATATATCTTTGAGGAGCCATTTAATATCCATGATCTGAAG ATGAATGTTGAGCATCTCACAGAGAAGATGAAAAAGGACATCCAGAGGGGTCTGGTGCTAAG GAATGAAAAATGCCATATGCATTACACCACTGACTTCATCTACAATCTATACTCTGCTGAGGGAAAAGGCATCTTTGACTGTCGAGTCAATGTTCTAGGACATCTCCAACAG GGAGGTACCCCCTCACCTTTTGACAGAAATTTTGGCACAAAATTGGGTGTGAGGGCTGTGCAGTGGCTTACAGAGAGGATGACTAGCACTTTGAGACATG GACGTGTGTTTGCCAACTCGCCTGACACGGCTTGTGTGGTTGGCTTGAACAAGAAAGTGATCTCTTTCAGCCCCGTGACTGAGCTAAAGGCACAGACTGACTTTGA GCACAGAATGCCCAAAGAGCAGTGGTGGCTGAGTCTTCGACTGATGCTCAAGATGCTGGCCAAATACCAGACCTCTTTCAACCAATATATCACAGGAGAGATTGAACATGTAACACGTCAGTCTCTCAGTATTGACACTGGGTTTtaa
- the pfkla gene encoding ATP-dependent 6-phosphofructokinase, liver type isoform X2: MGRHCGYLALVTALASGADWLFIPEAPPEEGWEELMCTRLGESRSKGSRLNVIIVAEGAINKKGEQISSGYIKDLVVKRLGYDTRVTVLGHVQRGGTPSAFDRVLSSKLGVEAVVALMEATPDTPACVIGLSGNQSVRLPLMEGVEMTKEVQRAMNEKRFEEAIQLRGRSFENNWGIYKLLAYQKPAQVESNFSLAILNVGAPAAGMNAAVRSAVRVGLAAGHKVYTVSDGFEGLANGAVKEVSWNTVAGWTGQGGSLLGTKRTLPSSCMEKLVENINKYNIQALLVVGGFEAYEGILELFEARGSYNELCIPMCIIPATISNNVPGTDFSLGSDTAVNAAMESCDKIKQSATGTKRRVFVVETMGGYCGYLASTTGIAVGADAAYIFEEPFNIHDLKMNVEHLTEKMKKDIQRGLVLRNEKCHMHYTTDFIYNLYSAEGKGIFDCRVNVLGHLQQGGTPSPFDRNFGTKLGVRAVQWLTERMTSTLRHGRVFANSPDTACVVGLNKKVISFSPVTELKAQTDFEHRMPKEQWWLSLRLMLKMLAKYQTSFNQYITGEIEHVTRQSLSIDTGF; the protein is encoded by the exons ATGGGACGGCACTGCGG ATATCTGGCTCTGGTGACTGCACTGGCGTCTGGAGCAGACTGGCTCTTTATTCCTGAGGCACCTCCAGAGGAAGGCTGGGAGGAGCTCATGTGCACCCGGCTGGGAGAG AGCCGTAGTAAGGGATCCAGGCTGAACGTCATTATAGTTGCTGAGGGAGCCATCAACAAAAAGGGCGAGCAGATCTCCTCTGGCTACATCAAAGAT cttgtAGTGAAGCGGTTGGGCTATGACACCAGAGTGACTGTACTAGGCCACGTGCAGAGAGGAGGAACCCCTTCTGCCTTTGATCGAGTGCTA AGTAGTAAATTGGGAGTGGAAGCAGTGGTGGCCCTGATGGAGGCAACTCCAGACACCCCCGCCTGCGTGATTGGCCTGTCGGGCAACCAGTCGGTGCGGCTCCCCCTCATGGAAGGAGTTGAAATG ACTAAAGAGGTACAGAGGGCCATGAATGAGAAAAGGTTTGAAGAGGCTATTCAGCTCCGTGGAAG GAGCTTTGAAAACAACTGGGGCATTTACAAGTTACTGGCATACCAGAAGCCTGCTCAAGTCGag AGCAACTTCTCGCTGGCCATCTTGAATGTCGGCGCACCGGCAGCTGGCATGAATGCAGCGGTGAGGTCTGCAGTCAGGGTGGGGCTGGCTGCTGGCCACAAAGTCTACACTGTTAGCGATGGATTCGAGGGCCTTGCCAACGGAGCT GTCAAAGAGGTGTCTTGGAATACTGTGGCTGGTTGGACTGGCCAAGGAGGTTCATTGTTAGGGACTAAGAG AACTCTGCCCAGTTCCTGCATGGAAAAGTTAGTGGAAAACATTAATAAGTACAACATCCAAGCACTTCTAGTAGTTGGCGGCTTTGAG GCTTATGAAGGAATACTGGAGTTGTTTGAAGCTAGGGGGAGCTATAATGAGCTGTGTATTCCTATGTGCATCATTCCTGCCACCATCAGCAACAATGTCCCTGGCACTGATTTCAGCCTGGGATCTGATACTGCTGTCAATGCAGCTATGGAG AGCTGCGATAAGATCAAACAGTCAGCTACAGGAACAAAGAGGAGGGTGTTTGTGGTAGAGACAATGGGAGGATATTGTGGATACTTGGCATCCACTACTGGCATTGCAGTGGGAGCTGATGCAGCATATATCTTTGAGGAGCCATTTAATATCCATGATCTGAAG ATGAATGTTGAGCATCTCACAGAGAAGATGAAAAAGGACATCCAGAGGGGTCTGGTGCTAAG GAATGAAAAATGCCATATGCATTACACCACTGACTTCATCTACAATCTATACTCTGCTGAGGGAAAAGGCATCTTTGACTGTCGAGTCAATGTTCTAGGACATCTCCAACAG GGAGGTACCCCCTCACCTTTTGACAGAAATTTTGGCACAAAATTGGGTGTGAGGGCTGTGCAGTGGCTTACAGAGAGGATGACTAGCACTTTGAGACATG GACGTGTGTTTGCCAACTCGCCTGACACGGCTTGTGTGGTTGGCTTGAACAAGAAAGTGATCTCTTTCAGCCCCGTGACTGAGCTAAAGGCACAGACTGACTTTGA GCACAGAATGCCCAAAGAGCAGTGGTGGCTGAGTCTTCGACTGATGCTCAAGATGCTGGCCAAATACCAGACCTCTTTCAACCAATATATCACAGGAGAGATTGAACATGTAACACGTCAGTCTCTCAGTATTGACACTGGGTTTtaa
- the pfkla gene encoding ATP-dependent 6-phosphofructokinase, liver type isoform X1, whose protein sequence is MFSQGLETLRMTGPGKAIAVLTSGGDAQGMNAAVRAVTRMGIYVGAKVYLIYEGYQGLVDGGDNITLAHWHSVTNIIQLGGTVIGSARCKAFTTREGRVAAAFNLVKRGITNLCVCGGDGSLTGANIFRNEWSGLLAELLAKGRITAETAKQYGHLNIVGLVGSIDNDFCGTDMTIGADSALHRIMEIVDAITTTAISHQRTFVLEVMGRHCGYLALVTALASGADWLFIPEAPPEEGWEELMCTRLGESRSKGSRLNVIIVAEGAINKKGEQISSGYIKDLVVKRLGYDTRVTVLGHVQRGGTPSAFDRVLSSKLGVEAVVALMEATPDTPACVIGLSGNQSVRLPLMEGVEMTKEVQRAMNEKRFEEAIQLRGRSFENNWGIYKLLAYQKPAQVESNFSLAILNVGAPAAGMNAAVRSAVRVGLAAGHKVYTVSDGFEGLANGAVKEVSWNTVAGWTGQGGSLLGTKRTLPSSCMEKLVENINKYNIQALLVVGGFEAYEGILELFEARGSYNELCIPMCIIPATISNNVPGTDFSLGSDTAVNAAMESCDKIKQSATGTKRRVFVVETMGGYCGYLASTTGIAVGADAAYIFEEPFNIHDLKMNVEHLTEKMKKDIQRGLVLRNEKCHMHYTTDFIYNLYSAEGKGIFDCRVNVLGHLQQGGTPSPFDRNFGTKLGVRAVQWLTERMTSTLRHGRVFANSPDTACVVGLNKKVISFSPVTELKAQTDFEHRMPKEQWWLSLRLMLKMLAKYQTSFNQYITGEIEHVTRQSLSIDTGF, encoded by the exons GGTTACCAGGGCCTGGTGGATGGAGGAGACAATATCACATTGGCCCACTGGCACAGTGTGACCAACATCATCCAGCTG GGAGGCACGGTGATAGGCAGCGCTCGCTGTAAAGCCTTCACTACGCGGGAGGGCCGCGTGGCAGCTGCCTTTAACCTGGTGAAACGAGGGATCACCAACCTCTGCGTATGTGGAGGCGATGGCAGCCTCACAGGGGCAAACATCTTCCGCAACGAGTGGAGTGGCCTGCTCGCTGAACTGCTGGCAAAAG GCAGGATCACTGCTGAAACAGCAAAGCAGTATGGACACCTGAACATTGTGGGCTTGGTAGGCTCCATCGATAATGATTTCTGTGGAACGGACATGACGATCGGTGCAGACTCGGCACTCCATCGTATCATGGAGATTGTGGATGCCATTACCACCACTGCTATAAG CCATCAGCGCACATTTGTTCTGGAGGTGATGGGACGGCACTGCGG ATATCTGGCTCTGGTGACTGCACTGGCGTCTGGAGCAGACTGGCTCTTTATTCCTGAGGCACCTCCAGAGGAAGGCTGGGAGGAGCTCATGTGCACCCGGCTGGGAGAG AGCCGTAGTAAGGGATCCAGGCTGAACGTCATTATAGTTGCTGAGGGAGCCATCAACAAAAAGGGCGAGCAGATCTCCTCTGGCTACATCAAAGAT cttgtAGTGAAGCGGTTGGGCTATGACACCAGAGTGACTGTACTAGGCCACGTGCAGAGAGGAGGAACCCCTTCTGCCTTTGATCGAGTGCTA AGTAGTAAATTGGGAGTGGAAGCAGTGGTGGCCCTGATGGAGGCAACTCCAGACACCCCCGCCTGCGTGATTGGCCTGTCGGGCAACCAGTCGGTGCGGCTCCCCCTCATGGAAGGAGTTGAAATG ACTAAAGAGGTACAGAGGGCCATGAATGAGAAAAGGTTTGAAGAGGCTATTCAGCTCCGTGGAAG GAGCTTTGAAAACAACTGGGGCATTTACAAGTTACTGGCATACCAGAAGCCTGCTCAAGTCGag AGCAACTTCTCGCTGGCCATCTTGAATGTCGGCGCACCGGCAGCTGGCATGAATGCAGCGGTGAGGTCTGCAGTCAGGGTGGGGCTGGCTGCTGGCCACAAAGTCTACACTGTTAGCGATGGATTCGAGGGCCTTGCCAACGGAGCT GTCAAAGAGGTGTCTTGGAATACTGTGGCTGGTTGGACTGGCCAAGGAGGTTCATTGTTAGGGACTAAGAG AACTCTGCCCAGTTCCTGCATGGAAAAGTTAGTGGAAAACATTAATAAGTACAACATCCAAGCACTTCTAGTAGTTGGCGGCTTTGAG GCTTATGAAGGAATACTGGAGTTGTTTGAAGCTAGGGGGAGCTATAATGAGCTGTGTATTCCTATGTGCATCATTCCTGCCACCATCAGCAACAATGTCCCTGGCACTGATTTCAGCCTGGGATCTGATACTGCTGTCAATGCAGCTATGGAG AGCTGCGATAAGATCAAACAGTCAGCTACAGGAACAAAGAGGAGGGTGTTTGTGGTAGAGACAATGGGAGGATATTGTGGATACTTGGCATCCACTACTGGCATTGCAGTGGGAGCTGATGCAGCATATATCTTTGAGGAGCCATTTAATATCCATGATCTGAAG ATGAATGTTGAGCATCTCACAGAGAAGATGAAAAAGGACATCCAGAGGGGTCTGGTGCTAAG GAATGAAAAATGCCATATGCATTACACCACTGACTTCATCTACAATCTATACTCTGCTGAGGGAAAAGGCATCTTTGACTGTCGAGTCAATGTTCTAGGACATCTCCAACAG GGAGGTACCCCCTCACCTTTTGACAGAAATTTTGGCACAAAATTGGGTGTGAGGGCTGTGCAGTGGCTTACAGAGAGGATGACTAGCACTTTGAGACATG GACGTGTGTTTGCCAACTCGCCTGACACGGCTTGTGTGGTTGGCTTGAACAAGAAAGTGATCTCTTTCAGCCCCGTGACTGAGCTAAAGGCACAGACTGACTTTGA GCACAGAATGCCCAAAGAGCAGTGGTGGCTGAGTCTTCGACTGATGCTCAAGATGCTGGCCAAATACCAGACCTCTTTCAACCAATATATCACAGGAGAGATTGAACATGTAACACGTCAGTCTCTCAGTATTGACACTGGGTTTtaa